The nucleotide sequence AGCCGCAGCACAAGCACGACTCGTGAGGCGCGGGCCGCGGCGCCGGGCTGGGCGCGGCGCGGCATCCTGTGCTAGGGTTGGCGGCACGCCCGCCCACCCTTGACGAGGTACCGCCATGTCACGCGTCACCCGCCTGCCCGCCGCCACGCCCCTGCCGCTGTCGCGCGCCGTCAAGGCCAACGGCTTTCTGTTCGCTTCGGGCCAGATCCCCATGGACGCGGCGGGGCAGGTCGTGCGCGGCGATATCGCCGCGCAGACCGAAGCCGTATTCGACCGCATCACCGAGACACTGGCCAAGGCCGGCTGCCACCTGCAAGACGTGGTGCGCGCCACGGTGTGGCTGTCGGACATGGCGCTGTTCGGCGAATTCAACAAAGTCTATGCCGCGCGCTTCGGCCACGCGCTGCCCGCACGGTCCACCGTGCAGGCCCGGCTGGCCCTGGACGTCGACGTCGAGATCGAAGTCCAGGCCCTGCTTCCCGAACGCCGCCCGCCCGGCCCCGTCTCCGAAGCCTGAAGCCCCGCGGCCGGCGTTCAGTCTACGCGGGCGCCCGACTTCTCGACCACCACGGTCCGCCCCCAGGCTTCGGTCAGGCCCTGCGCCACCTGGCGCGCCAGGAAGTCCGAAGCGCCGCCGGGCGCCTGCGGCACCACCAGCTTCACCTGGCGGTCGGGGTAGCCCGCCGCCGCTGCCTGCGCCATGCCTCCCAGCAGCAACATCGCCGCAATACACGCCCGTGCCTGCCTCATCTGTGTCTCCTCGCAAAAGACCCAGAGTGTGAACGCCTGGCCGGGCCGCGACAATTCGGATGTTGCAAGCCGACGGTTTGCCGTTGCCTAAGTATGGAAGGGCCGGGCAGCGCGGCGGTACGGCTACGACCCCATGGCCTGCAGTTCGTTCCGGTACTGCTGCACCAGGCCGGGCGGGGCATCGTGCTGGTAAGCGTCCAGGAACTGCCGCAGCGCCTGGCGGTATTCCTGCCGGAACCCGTCATTGCCTGGGCTGGCGGCCAGCTGGGCCCGCGCCCGCTCGACCGGCGCGCGGGCGCGCTGCAACAGGCGGCGTCGCCCGAACGGCGATTCGTCGCGCATGATCACCACGCTGCGCTCGAAGCCGGGCATGTACTTCACCACGAAGCGCTCGCCCTTTGGCGGCAGTTCGATTTCATTGCGCACCGGATACAGACTGGCCGACAGGGTGTCAAAATGGAACTTCACATCGCGGCCATCGGCCGTCTTCAGCACGGCATCGTAGGCCCAGACGTACTGCTCATTGAGCTGCGAGCTGGTTTGTTCGGCATGGGTGATAACGGCGCTGCCGTACGTGCCGAATGCATGCACGAACAGCGCATTGGCCATCGGCCCGGTGAACACATTGGCCATGCCCGCCACGAAACCGGCGATGCCCAGAGCGTACCACGCGGGGTGCCCCAGCCAGCGGGCCAGGCAGGCCCCCACCGCCAGCCCCGCCAGCACCAGCAGCGGCAGACTCCACAGCGAATGCTGGCCCAGGAAGTAAAAGATGGCGGCTAGTGCAGTCATGGCGTGTCAGTATATAGTTCCGCAACCGTCATATTTGCAAACAATCGCTGCGTCGGACCCGCCGGGCATTCCACTGGGCCGCACCGCCCGGCGCGAGGAACAGCGTGGTTCATGATAGTCGGCATCGATCTCGGCACTACCAACAGCCTGGCAGCCTGCTGGCGCGACGGCCAGGCCAGGCTGATACCCAACGCGTTGGGCCGCAACCTGACGCCGTCCTGCGTCAGCCTGGATGAAGATGGCACCGTGCTGGTGGGCGAACCCGCCCGCGAGCGCCTGCAGACCCACCCCGGCCAGAGCGCCGCCCTGTTCAAGCGCCACATGGGCGGCGACAAGCTGTTCCAGCTGGGCGCACGCCGCTTCCGGCCCGAAGAGCTGTCGGCCCTGGTATTGCGCGCGCTGAAAGAAGACGCCGAGGCCGCCCTGGGAGAAACCGTGACCGAAGCGGTCATTTCGGTGCCCGCCTATTTTTCGGATGCCCAGCGCAAGGCCACCCGCGCCGCGGCCCGGCTGGCCGGCCTGCATGTCGAGCGGCTGATCAACGAGCCCACGGCCGCCGCGCTGGCCTATGGCCTGCACCAGCGCGCGGCCGAATCGCAGTTCCTGGTGTTCGACCTGGGCGGCGGCACCTTCGACGTGTCTATCCTGGAGCTGTTCGAAGGGGTCATGGAAGTGCGCGCCACCGCCGGCGACAACTTCCTGGGCGGCGAAGATTTCGTCAATGAAATCGTGTACTGGTTCTGCCAGTCGGCCAACGTGCCCAAGCGGGCGCGCGACGACCACGCCTTCATGCAGCACCTGCGCGCGCGCGTCGAAGCCGCCAAGCGGCAGCTCAGCGAGGCCGATTCCGCCGAGATCGCGGTGCACTGGAAAGACCAGGCCTACCGCCTGGAACTGTCCGAAGAGCACTACCGGACGATCTCGGAACCCCTGCTGCAGCGCCTGCGCGCGCCGCTGGAACGGGCCCTGCGCGATGCCGGGCTGCGCAGCGGCGACATCCAGGAAGTCGTCCTGGCCGGCGGCGCCACGCGCGCGCCCATGATCCGCAACCTGGTTACGCGCATGTTCGGCCGTTTTCCGTCGGTAGCCCTGAACCCCGACGAAGTCGTGGCCCTGGGCGCCGCCGTGATGGCCGGCCTGAAAGCGCGCGACGCGGCCCTGCGCGAAGTGGTCATGACTGATGTCTGCCCATACTCGCTGGGCGTGGAAACCTCGCGCGAGCTGGACGACGGCCGCCATGTCGAGGGGCAGTTTTCGCCCATCATCGAACGCAACACGGTGGTGCCCGTCAGCCGGGTGCAGGAATATTCTCCTTTGCGCAACGGCCAGAAAGAAATCCTGCTGCGCATCTACCAGGGCGAATCGCGCTCGGTGCGCGACAACATCAAGATCGGCGAGCTGGCCGTGCCGCTGGACGGCGGCTCGCGCACCGACGGCACCGTGGCAGTGCGCTTCACCTACGATGTCAACGGCATCCTGGAAGTCGAGGCCATGCGCCTTTCCGACAGCGAGGTATATCGCATCGTCATCCGCAGCCACGCCAGCGAGCTGACCGACCAGCAGATCGCCGAGCGCTTCGCGGCCCTGGCCGAACTGAAAATCCACCCGCGCGACAAGCTGGAAAACCGCGGGGTGATGGCCGAGGCCGAACGCATATATGCCTTCCTGCGCGGGCGCGCGCGC is from Bordetella petrii and encodes:
- a CDS encoding RidA family protein — its product is MSRVTRLPAATPLPLSRAVKANGFLFASGQIPMDAAGQVVRGDIAAQTEAVFDRITETLAKAGCHLQDVVRATVWLSDMALFGEFNKVYAARFGHALPARSTVQARLALDVDVEIEVQALLPERRPPGPVSEA
- a CDS encoding molecular chaperone HscC; the protein is MIVGIDLGTTNSLAACWRDGQARLIPNALGRNLTPSCVSLDEDGTVLVGEPARERLQTHPGQSAALFKRHMGGDKLFQLGARRFRPEELSALVLRALKEDAEAALGETVTEAVISVPAYFSDAQRKATRAAARLAGLHVERLINEPTAAALAYGLHQRAAESQFLVFDLGGGTFDVSILELFEGVMEVRATAGDNFLGGEDFVNEIVYWFCQSANVPKRARDDHAFMQHLRARVEAAKRQLSEADSAEIAVHWKDQAYRLELSEEHYRTISEPLLQRLRAPLERALRDAGLRSGDIQEVVLAGGATRAPMIRNLVTRMFGRFPSVALNPDEVVALGAAVMAGLKARDAALREVVMTDVCPYSLGVETSRELDDGRHVEGQFSPIIERNTVVPVSRVQEYSPLRNGQKEILLRIYQGESRSVRDNIKIGELAVPLDGGSRTDGTVAVRFTYDVNGILEVEAMRLSDSEVYRIVIRSHASELTDQQIAERFAALAELKIHPRDKLENRGVMAEAERIYAFLRGRAREVMGEEISLFEAALAEQHERAIESARDRLRRAIEHFDRYNVFDTEPDPL